In one Nicotiana sylvestris chromosome 8, ASM39365v2, whole genome shotgun sequence genomic region, the following are encoded:
- the LOC138875846 gene encoding NADH dehydrogenase [ubiquinone] iron-sulfur protein 2-like, which translates to MSTGNRIWKQRLVDIGTVTAQQAKDWGFSGVMLRGSGVCWDLRKAAPYDVHDQLDPDIPVGTRGDRYDRYCIRIEEMRQSVRIIVQCLNQMPSVLHQMHDQSISITISIKCMIKADDRIRPYVVQDPLAEYADGGFTRTDAYSGQEG; encoded by the exons ATGTCAACCGGCAACCGTATCTGGAAACAACGATTAGTGGATATTGGTACTGTCACTGCACAGCAAGCAAAGGATTGGGGATTCAGTGGTGTAATGTTAAGAGGTTCTGGGGTATGCTGGGATTTGCGAAAAGCAGCACCTTACGATGTTCATGACCAATTGGATCCTGACATACCAGTAGGTACCAGAGGAGATCGCTATGATCGTTACTGTATTCGTATCGAAGAGATGCGACAAAGTGTTCGGATCATTGTGCAATGTCTTAATCAAATGCCTAGTGTCCTCCATCAAATGCATGATCAAAGCATCTCTATCACGATCTCCATCAAATGCATGATCAAAGCCGATGATC gaatcaggccatatgtagttcaggatccattggcggaATATGCTGACGGAGGTTTTACAAGAACGGACGCATATTCAGGTCAGGAAGGATAG